Proteins encoded together in one Cellulomonas gilvus ATCC 13127 window:
- a CDS encoding GGDEF domain-containing protein, with translation MAVSVFAALRWSVNPHASALPWLVVGTLLAVLSGLTVVLPERAWVRPVILALAIVGLGVLLAACRTAEGLVSISLALITAAQLAAFAFPAPQAIPLVGLALATITAGMAATSAEFHPMTWVAVMVMTAASTSLLGYVTHRLRHHATTDDLTGALARRKLLERLATLLHESRRTGAALAVVSADVDDFKLINDTQGHLAGDEVLGSLVATWRSTRQGAAPVIGRVGGDEFIVVLPGYDEARAADWVARAQSASTAPWSAGIAVADRSDSLSDLLHRADVSLYEAKRSRARDPEPEGRPATPHAPPV, from the coding sequence ATGGCGGTCAGCGTCTTCGCGGCGCTCCGCTGGTCGGTGAACCCGCACGCCTCTGCCCTGCCCTGGCTCGTGGTCGGCACGCTCCTGGCCGTCCTGTCCGGGCTGACGGTGGTGCTGCCCGAGCGGGCGTGGGTCCGGCCCGTGATCCTCGCACTGGCGATCGTCGGGCTCGGGGTGCTCCTGGCCGCGTGCCGGACGGCCGAGGGTCTGGTCTCGATCTCGCTCGCGCTGATCACCGCCGCGCAGCTCGCTGCGTTCGCCTTCCCGGCGCCGCAGGCGATCCCGCTCGTCGGGCTCGCCCTCGCGACGATCACCGCCGGCATGGCGGCCACCTCAGCCGAGTTCCACCCGATGACCTGGGTCGCCGTCATGGTGATGACGGCCGCCTCGACGTCGTTGCTGGGCTACGTGACGCACCGGCTGCGTCACCACGCGACCACCGACGACCTCACCGGAGCGCTCGCCCGCCGGAAGCTGCTGGAGCGCCTGGCGACGCTGCTGCACGAGTCCCGACGCACGGGAGCAGCGCTCGCGGTCGTCTCCGCGGACGTCGACGACTTCAAACTGATCAACGACACGCAGGGCCACCTCGCCGGCGACGAGGTGCTCGGATCGCTCGTGGCGACCTGGCGCTCGACGAGGCAGGGCGCCGCACCGGTGATCGGACGAGTCGGCGGCGACGAGTTCATCGTGGTGCTGCCGGGATACGACGAGGCCCGCGCGGCCGACTGGGTCGCCCGCGCGCAGTCAGCCTCGACGGCGCCGTGGAGCGCCGGCATCGCCGTCGCGGACCGGAGCGACTCCCTGTCGGACCTCCTGCACCGCGCCGACGTCTCGCTCTACGAGGCCAAGCGCTCCCGCGCCAGGGATCCGGAACCGGAGGGCCGCCCGGCAACGCCGCACGCTCCGCCGGTCTGA